One window from the genome of Lachancea thermotolerans CBS 6340 chromosome B complete sequence encodes:
- the PMT6 gene encoding dolichyl-phosphate-mannose-protein mannosyltransferase PMT6 (similar to uniprot|P42934 Saccharomyces cerevisiae YGR199W PMT6 Transfers mannose residues from dolichyl phosphate-D-mannose to specific serine/threonine residues of proteins in the secretory pathway dolichyl phosphate-D-mannose:protein O-D-mannosyltransferase): MSSSGFLPKSSELNLRERRKNFDGDQLSDTDDNELHEKNDEKLVETHGAELKKRKIAKFANMGGIAAITLLSFYVRFMKIDASDIVVWDEAHFGKFGSYYIKHEFYHDVHPPLGKMLIALSEYLAGFDGNFDFSSGDPYPNGVNFKFMRQFNATFGALCAPIMLLSAQNLGFSTLCSYLLGLMVALELSFISLSKFILLDSMLLFFTATTFHCITEVHKLRGKQFTKKWSLWMLLLGISIGCVCSVKWVGLFVTVIAGVYTVADLLSYHYDKNMGRLRYYKHWFIRIIDLIVIPFMIYLFCFKIHFTILSRSGTGDAATNTLFQVNLDGNNIEVGPRDVAYGSELTIRSHGLSPNLLHSHVQLYPLGSGQHQVTGYGHSDDNNRWVVKFSRESGLSLDNSTILDSKHLLLRDNSEIRLVHKNTQANLHSHEIPAHVSKNSYEVSGYGDEVIGDTKDDWVVEIVEQLDSSNSSLPQEDPSVLHPISTSFRLRHKELGCYLATTGLAYPAWGFKQAEIVCKHSWTKRDKSTWWNVEDHWNPAMEKTEGYIPPKSKFWADFVLINFAMASSNNALVPDEDKYDSLASEAWEWPILHVGLRMCGWGHHTVKYFLMGSPFQTWLSTGSLVAFVFIILRLAYKWRRQSVLVTSDFLSKVGMQGILPFLAWLLHYLPFVAMGRVTYVHHYVPALYFALLVLGFVLETCVPKRFYLNYIIYALLYAGCIYIYNLFSPIAQGMQGSAIDFRYLQWFNTWNIAL; encoded by the coding sequence ATGTCAAGCTCTGGCTTTTTGCCCAAGTCTTCAGAACTAAATCTAAGGGAACGGCGAAAGAACTTCGATGGAGATCAATTGAGCGACACAGACGACAATGAATTGCACGAGAAGAACGATGAAAAGCTAGTGGAAACTCACGGAGctgagctcaagaaaagaaagattGCCAAATTTGCCAACATGGGAGGGATAGCCGCTATCACATTGCTGTCCTTTTACGTGAGATTCATGAAAATAGATGCTAGCGATATCGTTGTCTGGGACGAGGCGCATTTTGGAAAGTTTGGATCATACTATATCAAGCATGAATTTTACCACGACGTTCATCCACCGCTTGGAAAAATGCTGATAGCACTCAGCGAATACCTTGCAGGATTCGATGGAAACTTTGATTTCTCATCAGGCGACCCCTACCCTAATGGCGTAAACTTTAAGTTCATGAGGCAGTTCAACGCTACGTTCGGCGCTTTGTGCGCACCCATTATGTTACTTTCCGCTCAGAATTTAGGTTTCAGCACGCTGTGCTCGTACCTATTGGGCCTCATGGTTGCTTTGGAGCTATCATTCATTTCGCTTTCGAAGTTTATTCTTTTGGACTCGATGCTACTATTCTTCACTGCAACCACTTTTCACTGCATCACTGAGGTTCATAAGCTGCGGGGGAAACAGTTCACTAAGAAGTGGTCTCTTTGGATGCTTCTCCTCGGGATTTCAATCGGATGTGTCTGCTCTGTCAAGTGGGTGGGCCTTTTCGTAACAGTTATCGCGGGGGTTTACACCGTTGCCGATCTACTGTCTTACCATTATGATAAAAACATGGGTCGTTTGCGCTACTACAAACATTGGTTCATCCGCATTATTGACCTCATCGTAATTCCCTTCATGATTTACCTGttctgtttcaaaattcaCTTCACAATCTTGAGCCGGTCTGGTACCGGCGACGCTGCCACGAACACGCTTTTCCAAGTAAACCTCGATGGGAACAACATTGAGGTTGGCCCAAGAGATGTTGCTTACGGTTCTGAGCTGACCATTCGGTCACATGGACTTAGCCCTAATTTGCTACACTCGCATGTACAATTGTATCCATTAGGATCAGGACAACACCAAGTTACCGGTTATGGCCACTCAGATGACAATAACAGGTGGGTTGTAAAGTTTTCAAGGGAATCTGGCTTAAGTCTTGACAACTCCACTATACTTGATAGCAAGCATCTTCTTCTAAGGGACAATTCCGAGATTCGCTTGGTGCACAAGAACACTCAAGCCAATCTACATTCCCATGAAATCCCTGCACATGTGTCCAAGAACAGCTACGAAGTTTCAGGATATGGGGACGAAGTCATAGGTGATACAAAGGATGATTGGGTGGTGGAAATAGTCGAACAGCTTGATTCCTCCAACTCCTCACTGCCACAGGAAGACCCATCTGTTTTGCATCCCATTTCTACAAGCTTCAGATTGAGACATAAAGAACTCGGGTGTTACTTGGCCACTACAGGGTTAGCATACCCTGCATGGGGATTTAAGCAGGCAGAGATTGTTTGCAAACACTCATGGACAAAGCGCGATAAGTCAACATGGTGGAACGTTGAGGACCATTGGAACCCTGCGATGGAGAAAACTGAGGGCTATATCCCCCCAAAATCCAAGTTCTGGGCTGACTTTGTCTTGATAAATTTTGCGAtggcttcttcaaacaatGCCCTGGTACCCGACGAAGACAAGTATGACTCACTGGCGAGCGAAGCCTGGGAATGGCCAATATTGCACGTTGGGTTACGTATGTGCGGTTGGGGCCATCACACAGTGAAGTATTTCCTCATGGGCTCACCATTCCAGACGTGGCTCTCCACCGGCTCTCTTGTAGCCTTTGTATTTATTATTCTGCGACTGGCTTACAAGTGGAGAAGACAATCCGTTTTAGTGACTTCCGACTTCTTGAGCAAGGTTGGAATGCAGGGAATTTTACCATTTTTGGCATGGCTCTTACACTATCTACCATTTGTTGCTATGGGAAGAGTTACGTATGTGCACCATTACGTCCCAGCGTTATATTTCGCATTGTTGGTTCTCGGTTTCGTGCTTGAAACATGCGTTCCAAAGAGGTTCTACCTGAATTACATTATTTACGCCTTGCTTTATGCAGGCTGCATCTACATTTACAATCTCTTCTCACCTATCGCACAGGGTATGCAAGGATCTGCGATCGACTTTAGATACTTGCAATGGTTCAACACTTGGAATATTGCATTATGA
- the TMA22 gene encoding Tma22p (similar to uniprot|P47089 Saccharomyces cerevisiae YJR014W RBF22 Hypothetical ORF) translates to MSLRTVIYCGVCSFPPEFCEFTGKLKRCKVWLLENHPEKYQSLYGDAEVEDAAAKLAGSSIGEEREEKLEKDLLKLQSKQENREQRELAKKLSSKVIIKREARTKRKTMVAIAGLEVFEIDMKKLAKTFASKFATGCSVSKNAEKKEEIIIQGDVADEAETYIQKLLEEKGLKEVKVEQMDMKKKKKPTTTTPTPAA, encoded by the coding sequence ATGTCGCTCAGAACAGTTATCTACTGCGGAGTTTGCTCCTTTCCTCCAGAATTTTGTGAGTTCACCGGAAAACTAAAGAGGTGCAAAGTTTGGCTGTTGGAAAACCATCCAGAAAAATATCAGAGCCTGTACGGGGACGCTGAAGTAGAGGATGCGGCCGCCAAGTTGGCTGGATCTTCTATCGgggaagaaagagaagagaagctAGAAAAGGACctgctgaagctgcagTCTAAGCAGGAGAACCGCGAGCAGAGGGAGCTGGCGAAGAAGCTATCGTCTAAAGTTATCATCAAGCGTGAAGCTAGAACAAAGCGCAAGACCATGGTTGCCATTGCCGGGCTCGAGGTCTTTGAGATCGACATGAAGAAACTGGCTAAGACGTTCGCGTCTAAGTTCGCTACTGGGTGCTCGGTCTCCAAGAACGCCGAGAAAAAGGAGGAAATCATCATCCAAGGCGATGTTGCCGACGAGGCAGAAACATACATCCAGAAACTGCTTGAGGAAAAGGGACTGAAGGAGGTCAAGGTTGAGCAGATGgacatgaagaaaaagaagaagcccaccaccaccactcCGACGCCCGCTGCCTGA
- the ELP2 gene encoding Elongator subunit ELP2 (similar to uniprot|P42935 Saccharomyces cerevisiae YGR200C ELP2 Elongator protein part of the six- subunit RNA polymerase II Elongator histone acetyltransferase complex target of Kluyveromyces lactis zymocin), producing the protein MSGMAKAEAIFIGGNRQTQASDYNPKHGILAYGAGKTIAFWKPLDPAHRGVYATLKGHDAEVTCVRFVPGTEFMITASEDSQVRLWAFDGEDNSAMACIQSTDHHKHTITSLSVLSNLLTVGCADGSVSVWQINERQISLVHSFVLKAGVFPLCMALKSVEDSKVLLAVGGTNSNVFIYSFTREAAALENFQLAATLEGHEDWIKAMDFYEEGPGNMLLATGSQDRYIRLWRIRTNDLIDNSDEDDSKLKLLSNKQSKFYIDGSLRVAINFEALIIGHDDWVSCLKWHSDKLQLLASTADTAVMVWEPDAESGIWVCASRLGELSSKGASTATGSSGGFWSCNWFTQEKADYILTNGKTGSWRMWKSDDISGWEQQLAITGPTKPTTDVAWSPNGLYLLGTSLDQTTRLFARCKLDGEQDKISGSWFEFSRPQIHGYDMICVEPISNTRFISGGDEKIMRSFDEPKGVAQILQKFAGVPFENEKYMPESASLPALGLSSKATADVDEDEDEDPDARETNETKNISFDIVASLHSPPVEDQLQRHTLWPEIEKLYGHGYEISCLDVSPDAKIIASACRSNNLQHAVIRFFDSNTWLHLEPAPQFHNLTITRLRFSKDNTQLLSVSRDRQWAVWKRDLETNQFTLAYKNEKAHTRIIWDCEWAPLSFGSVFLTASRDKSIKLWRFSEEEQDYLQEASIKLGISVTAISVHEKLFDNKLIIAAGLENGSLQVYTYENEFQKVLEIEDRYTPADRISRLRWSSNGNELFLAAASADTSFRIYSVKSESIKNSPN; encoded by the coding sequence ATGTCAGGGATGGCTAAGGCTGAGGCCATTTTCATTGGTGGTAACAGGCAAACACAGGCTAGTGACTACAATCCTAAACATGGCATTTTGGCTTATGGCGCTGGTAAAACCATCGCGTTCTGGAAACCTTTGGatccagctcatcgcggaGTTTACGCAACATTGAAGGGCCATGATGCCGAAGTTACGTGCGTGAGGTTTGTTCCTGGAACCGAGTTCATGATAACTGCGTCAGAAGACTCGCAAGTTCGTTTGTGGGCTTTTGATGGAGAGGACAACAGCGCAATGGCATGCATCCAGTCAACCGATCACCACAAGCACACCATCACGTCACTTTCTGTGCTCTCTAATTTGCTAACAGTGGGCTGTGCTGATGGTTCGGTCTCTGTTTGGCAAATAAACGAGCGTCAGATCTCGCTTGTCCACTCTTTTGTTCTCAAGGCAGGCGTATTCCCTCTGTGTATGGCATTGAAAAGCGTCGAAGACAGCAAAGTCCTGCTGGCGGTGGGCGGAACAAACTCGAATGTATTTATTTATTCTTTCACGCGCGAAGCGGCAGCGCTGGAGAATTTCCAACTAGCAGCTACCCTAGAAGGCCATGAGGACTGGATTAAGGCTATGGACTTTTACGAGGAAGGCCCAGGGAACATGCTTCTCGCTACAGGCTCTCAAGACCGCTACATTAGGTTATGGAGAATACGAACAAACGATCTAATAGACAActctgatgaagacgacAGTAAGTTGAAACTGTTGAGCAACAAGCAATCCAAGTTTTATATCGACGGCAGCTTGAGAGTGGCCATAAATTTCGAAGCTCTTATCATAGGGCATGATGACTGGGTCTCTTGTCTCAAGTGGCACAGTGACAAGCTTCAACTGTTGGCTTCTACCGCGGATACAGCGGTGATGGTTTGGGAACCTGATGCAGAGTCTGGAATTTGGGTTTGTGCGTCCAGATTGGGAGAGTTGTCCTCCAAAGGTGCGTCTACTGCAACTGGTTCATCTGGAGGCTTTTGGTCTTGCAATTGGTTcactcaagaaaaagctgatTACATCCTTACAAATGGTAAGACAGGATCATGGAGGATGTGGAAATCTGACGATATTAGCGGATGGGAGCAGCAACTTGCCATAACAGGGCCCACAAAGCCCACTACCGATGTAGCATGGTCGCCAAATGGGCTTTACCTCCTCGGAACCTCTCTAGACCAGACAACAAGGCTTTTTGCACGTTGCAAGCTTGATGGGGAACAAGACAAAATCAGCGGCTCTTGGTTCGAATTTTCCAGGCCCCAAATCCATGGTTACGACATGATTTGTGTTGAGCCCATTTCAAACACGAGGTTCATCAGCGGTGGTGACGAGAAGATTATGAGATCGTTTGATGAGCCAAAGGGCGTTGCTCAGATACTACAAAAATTTGCTGGGGTGCCCTTTGAAAACGAGAAATACATGCCAGAATCCGCGTCTTTGCCTGCATTGGGCTTATCGAGTAAGGCTACTGCTGATGTTgatgaggacgaggacgaagacCCTGATGCGCGCGAGACAAatgaaacaaaaaacaTTTCTTTCGACATTGTTGCCTCGCTTCACTCCCCCCCTGTAGAAGATCAGCTCCAGAGACACACGCTTTGGcctgaaattgaaaaactctACGGCCACGGTTACGAGATTTCCTGTCTAGATGTGAGTCCTGACGCGAAGATAATAGCTTCTGCTTGTCGATCGAACAACTTACAGCACGCTGTCATAAGGTTTTTTGATTCTAACACATGGTTGCACTTAGAGCCGGCACCACAATTTCACAACTTGACGATAACCAGGCTCCGGTTTTCTAAGGACAACACCCAACTCTTGAGTGTCAGTAGAGATAGGCAATGGGCAGTATGGAAGAGGGACCTTGAGACCAACCAGTTCACACTAGCTTACAAAAATGAGAAAGCACATACAAGAATCATATGGGATTGCGAGTGGGCTCCACTTTCTTTTGGCAGCGTATTCTTGACTGCTTCTAGGGATAAGAGTATTAAGCTTTGGAGGTTTTCTGAAGAGGAACAGGACTACTTGCAAGAGGCTTCCATCAAGCTTGGCATATCTGTGACGGCAATTTCAGTTCACgagaaactttttgacAATAAACTTATAATAGCTGCGGGTCTGGAGAACGgttctcttcaagtctaCACCTACGAAAATGAGttccaaaaagttctcgaaattgaagatAGGTACACGCCTGCAGACAGAATTTCAAGGCTCAGGTGGAGTTCAAACGGCAATGAGCTTTTCCTTGCAGCAGCGAGTGCAGACACCTCCTTCCGCATCTATTCTGTCAAATCAGAAAGCATAAAAAATTCTCCAAATTAA
- the YPP1 gene encoding Ypp1p (similar to uniprot|P46951 Saccharomyces cerevisiae YGR198W Essential protein of unknown function green fluorescent protein (GFP)-fusion protein localizes to the cytoplasm in a punctate pattern), translated as MQEDYEQVEAALGSRLLGASEFRTKNKRLNQVLSLQYRVHYHVHQKGIIKEAACKVLLEECNRFERDSSDALVEKVWLNLAGILNYHLSHPQTADKCLAESAKISAAQGAFGTFLSVENLYYSGLLRGDKSRDFYVKHLPEVVTSLPKESNVLTYHYLDRIISRLSMNWSQAISAFPRTVISSFIAIMSEPDGHDQELLALGKTILASAKFPNAEEANNASLEQFHLVLQHYLRSTKSELSPDWHSFVVESMSRTFQSMIVTKTAMIYFGRENQLRESILNFNVFLNYNRSYRDLNNGEWFDVLAIIDAYEHIVSRSEGRDIPKIFALKDVMKRFEGLLCSFYEDSALPLVKVERSIEWASEGTRVFVPERASSLLARSWNALYEYSREDLDKLLNDNHTYYLANALAARPDNSKIAFNYAFTLAQKREITHAVKFLKSNILEREPENYKAWHLLALCESIKEDKNVSFKIVCSVLQALENAVHEDPQAPARDRWQLIHLKLTQLAIIQEMFGVNDALELLPELFELFNFAFPENGKNGDLGSAYNKTKDYLHQSVWLFAVKLYLTQGLIVDAREALAESRNVTKNFQNLNNDLADGYLSLDVDGKKALRSFEKVLFYDALNIDAIVGFAKCLVPTSQENSSHQLQPQTPSAAGLDAFTGEKDRSAAYARLKMVLEEVVERSIEGCHAPEVWWYLSRVYENYDDTERLETSLWNCVKYQELQPIRDFKNCNF; from the coding sequence ATGCAGGAAGACTACGAGCAGGTAGAAGCGGCCCTTGGCTCACGTTTGCTGGGTGCTAGCGAATTCCGCACAAAGAACAAGCGCTTGAATCAAGTGCTAAGCTTGCAGTATCGAGTGCACTACCACGTTCATCAGAAAGGCATAATTAAAGAGGCGGCTTGCAAAGTGCTGTTGGAAGAGTGCAACAGGTTCGAGCGGGACTCTAGCGATGCCCTTGTGGAAAAAGTATGGCTGAATTTGGCGGGAATCTTGAACTACCATCTGTCGCACCCACAAACAGCTGACAAGTGCTTGGCCGAGTCTGCAAAAATATCGGCGGCACAAGGTGCGTTTGGAACCTTTCTGtctgttgaaaacttgtACTACAGCGGGTTGCTACGTGGTGATAAATCAAGAGACTTTTACGTCAAACATCTGCCAGAAGTTGTTACTTCACTCCCAAAAGAATCTAATGTGTTGACTTATCATTACCTGGACCGTATTATATCACGTCTCTCCATGAATTGGAGCCAAGCAATCTCTGCGTTTCCTCGCACCGTTATCTCCTCCTTCATTGCTATCATGTCAGAGCCTGATGGCCATGACCAGGAGCTGCTCGCACTGGGAAAGACGATTTTAGCATCTGCAAAGTTCCCCAATGCTGAAGAGGCTAACAATGCCTCGCTTGAGCAATTCCACTTAGTTCTCCAGCATTACTTAAGGAGCACCAAGTCCGAATTATCTCCCGATTGGCATTCTTTTGTGGTTGAGTCAATGTCACGAACTTTCCAGAGTATGATAGTAACCAAAACTGCTATGATATACTTCGGACGCGAAAACCAGCTTCGAGAGTCGATTCTGAACTTCAACGTTTTCCTTAACTACAACAGAAGCTACAGAGATCTCAATAACGGCGAGTGGTTTGACGTGCTTGCCATAATCGACGCTTACGAACACATCGTTTCAAGATCTGAAGGTCGTGATATACCGAAGATATTTGCATTGAAGGATGTAATGAAGAGGTTTGAAGGGCTCTTATGCAGCTTCTATGAGGACTCCGCGCTCCCCCTGGTGAAAGTTGAGCGGTCCATCGAATGGGCCTCAGAAGGCACGAGGGTTTTTGTGCCCGAAAGGGCTTCTAGTTTACTTGCCAGGTCGTGGAACGCATTATACGAATATAGTCGCGAAGATTTGGACAAGTTGCTTAACGACAACCACACCTATTATCTGGCTAATGCGCTTGCTGCTAGGCCAGATAATTCCAAGATAGCCTTCAACTACGCATTCACGTTGGCACAAAAGAGGGAGATAACGCATGCCGTAAAATTCCTCAAGTCAAACATTCTAGAAAGAGAGCCTGAAAACTACAAAGCCTGGCACCTGCTAGCGCTCTGTGAGTCTATCAAAGAGGACAAAAACGTTTCATTCAAAATCGTTTGCTCAGTGCTTCAAGCGCTGGAAAACGCCGTCCATGAAGATCCCCAAGCGCCAGCCCGCGACAGGTGGCAGCTGATCCATTTGAAGCTAACCCAGTTGGCAATCATCCAGGAAATGTTTGGAGTTAATGATgcgcttgaacttctgcCAGAGCTATTTGAACTGTTCAACTTTGCCTTCCCAGAAAACGGGAAAAACGGCGACTTGGGCTCTGCTTacaacaaaaccaaagacTACCTCCATCAGTCTGTATGGCTGTTTGCTGTAAAGCTCTATTTGACGCAGGGCCTAATCGTAGACGCTCGTGAAGCCCTGGCGGAATCACGTAATGTAACCAagaatttccaaaatttgaaCAATGATCTGGCCGATGGATATCTCTCGTTGGACGTCGATGGCAAAAAAGCCCTTCGTTCTTTCGAGAAAGTCCTATTTTATGATGCTCTGAATATCGATGCCATCGTGGGCTTCGCTAAATGCCTGGTTCCAACCAGCCAAGAAAATTCCTCGCATCAACTACAACCCCAAACGCCGTCGGCTGCTGGTCTCGACGCCTTCACTGGCGAAAAAGATAGATCAGCTGCATACGCCAGACTGAAAATGGTACTCGAAGAAGTAGTCGAAAGATCAATCGAGGGCTGCCATGCCCCTGAAGTGTGGTGGTATCTGTCACGCGTCTACGAAAATTACGACGACACAGAAAGATTAGAAACGTCCCTGTGGAACTGCGTCAAATATCAAGAACTACAGCCTATCCGCgacttcaagaactgcaaTTTTTAG
- the FYV8 gene encoding Fyv8p (weakly similar to uniprot|P46949 Saccharomyces cerevisiae YGR196C FYV8 Protein of unknown function required for survival upon exposure to K1 killer toxin), translating into MSDNVERRKSQRWVSVGKGSYDGKEWDSSDEDGSYEAWEDDNGETAQSPKRSGTVTKLPPLPKLQYGRDVDSAPEGSNGSSPKLESTSSNLDQLMSQISHEMTPRSESRERFSPNDGTPRPPRQFGDEGDEHSSAFSYSDSEEELQVSKTGYFSNMVGATQSAGRSGSYSDDEVYVTPDPSSLSRATAEPEAARMDTRGSDSASSAAHASKSELERYNASPDDRESMSASTTEVSKSSSPKENSASLSGGQPASVKSDNGSSETDHLTGSVLSSADEVHTGSKDVQSGLESVQGSQPSGSAVEESKETISKGTLAHQGDDTAPQQEPHESHGTPIKDARNNSSDEYGDNESFFNHYGNNSSQSSPANNPDNSPKKHDSSPLKLRQSSKTQLGYENVKSQAQDENSSDNASSTSEPGSFKFKDRVRESILESSDEDIGDDESVLRVPTSGYYAKMLKDSSQAERGDDQSTETEGSSIVSSETDTGSITKSINGSNQDGATTPEAISPRKHNEEDQTTDTEPLEEQEGSKNLQSRQSINLGKWQPDTDATRAAFLGEARPEVPEDFVIDQDGNMVDVNPSSMRNPRVVSTYSEAESAWNAFPSAGNAEGDLDTIYDTKTIYDNQTIYNVPGIATNNSSLPPLPNNISALESSDSAAVTDSDSILRHLSGEKKPHFSNLKENFSVHTPNSEEIAQVRGREAPSVNLDSLISAKGKTHAMKISDLRNHSEQLNAYDTGLHTWINYALKNSSSDKDYIFQDYKVNKHVRDAYAQADELSKKMTVSNTVANVNQNVSHLKRKVFSHTMKEKSKGLFSSIGKKKA; encoded by the coding sequence ATGTCTGATAATGTTGAGAGGAGAAAGTCCCAGAGATGGGTGAGTGTCGGCAAAGGTTCTTATGACGGCAAAGAATGGGACAGCAGCGATGAGGACGGATCGTATGAGGCTTGGGAAGATGACAATGGGGAAACTGCGCagtcgccaaaaagaagcggAACTGTGACTAAGTTGCCACCGCTGCCAAAGCTCCAGTATGGCAGGGACGTTGACAGCGCCCCCGAGGGGAGCAATGGCTCGAGCCCGAAGCTCGAATCCACGAGTTCCAACCTCGACCAGCTTATGAGCCAAATTTCGCACGAGATGACCCCGAGGTCTGAGTCGAGAGAGCGATTTTCCCCCAACGATGGGACTCCTAGGCCACCGCGGCAATTCGGTGATGAAGGCGATGAACACTCGAGCGCGTTCAGTTACTCGGATtctgaggaagagctgcaaGTTTCGAAGACCGGGTACTTCTCAAACATGGTAGGTGCCACGCAAAGCGCCGGGAGAAGTGGTAGTTACTCGGATGATGAAGTGTATGTCACCCCTGATCCCTCCAGCCTGTCGCGAGCAACTGCCGAGCCAGAAGCCGCGAGGATGGACACGCGTGGGTCGGACTCGGCCTCAAGCGCAGCACACGCATCCAAATCTGAACTTGAGAGATATAATGCCTCTCCTGATGACCGAGAATCCATGTCAGCCTCTACTACTGAGGTCTCAAAGTCATCCTCTCCTAAAGAAAATAGTGCTTCACTCAGCGGCGGGCAGCCCGCCTCAGTTAAAAGTGACAATGGAAGCTCCGAAACTGACCATCTGACCGGTTCTGTCCTCTCTTCTGCGGATGAGGTACATACTGGAAGCAAGGATGTGCAATCTGGCCTCGAAAGTGTTCAAGGCTCACAACCGTCAGGCAGTGCAGTAGAAGAAAGCAAGGAAACAATTTCAAAGGGTACTCTAGCGCATCAAGGCGACGATACTGCGCCTCAACAAGAGCCACATGAATCGCATGGGACCCCAATTAAAGATGCAAGAAACAATTCTTCTGACGAGTACGGCGATAATGAGTCGTTTTTCAACCATTATGGTAACAATAGCTCGCAATCTTCTCCCGCGAATAATCCAGATAATTCCCCAAAAAAGCACGATTCATCCCCTCTGAAACTGCGGCAATCATCTAAGACTCAACTTGGTTACGAGAATGTGAAGTCTCAAGCACAAGATGAGAACAGCAGCGACAACGCTAGCTCCACGTCGGAGCCAGGgagtttcaaattcaaggaCCGCGTAAGAGAATCcattcttgaaagcagCGATGAAGACATCGGAGATGATGAAAGTGTTCTTAGGGTGCCGACAAGCGGCTACTACGcaaaaatgttgaaagATTCATCGCAGGCCGAGCGCGGCGATGATCAGAGTACTGAAACTGAGGGTAGCAGCATAGTGAGCTCTGAAACAGATACAGGCTCAATAACGAAAAGCATTAATGGAAGTAATCAAGACGGGGCAACTACACCTGAAGCTATTTCGCCAAGGAAACATAATGAGGAAGACCAGACCACTGACACTGAACCGCTTGAGGAGCAGgaaggctcaaaaaatctTCAATCAAGACAATCAATAAACCTTGGTAAGTGGCAGCCCGATACTGACGCTACGAGAGCGGCATTTCTCGGAGAGGCAAGGCCGGAGGTGCCCGAGGACTTCGTGATTGACCAGGATGGAAATATGGTTGACGTAAACCCCTCCAGTATGAGAAATCCTCGTGTAGTTTCAACCTACTCGGAGGCCGAAAGCGCTTGGAATGCATTTCCTTCCGCTGGAAACGCTGAAGGTGATCTTGATACCATTTATGACACGAAAACGATATATGATAATCAAACGATTTACAACGTTCCTGGCATCGCCACCAATAACAGTTCGTTACCGCCTCTCCCTAATAACATCTCAGCCTTAGAATCTAGCGACAGTGCTGCAGTAACTGACTCAGATTCGATCCTCAGGCATCTCAGCGGCGAGAAGAAAccacatttttcaaatctgAAGGAAAACTTCTCAGTACACACTCCAAACTCTGAGGAAATTGCTCAAGTTAGAGGCCGAGAGGCTCCATCAGTCAATTTAGACTCGCTGATAAGCGCTAAAGGAAAAACGCATGCCATGAAAATCAGTGATCTCAGGAATCACTCCGAACAACTTAATGCTTACGATACAGGGCTACACACATGGATAAATTATGCGCTGAAGAATTCAAGTTCTGACAAAGATTACATCTTCCAGGACTATAAAGTCAACAAACATGTTAGGGACGCATATGCGCAAGCAGACGAATTGAGTAAAAAGATGACTGTCAGTAACACGGTGGCAAACGTAAACCAGAACGTCTCACATCTGAAACGCAAAGTTTTCTCTCACACAATGAAGGAAAAGTCCAAGGGTCTGTTTTCTTCTATTGGtaagaagaaagcttag